Proteins encoded in a region of the Marinobacter arenosus genome:
- a CDS encoding tetratricopeptide repeat protein, whose protein sequence is MSCCGNPPRRRTHTGLSPASTLPALRGRAFCFWIGLASLMAWPFPAVSAPAPIRTDFADDAILARLPDAVPRATQVPSNAGAMADEVQTLIDQARGTGDPRFLGYAERRLQQWPDEAMTDRLRVLRATLAQSLHRFDEARQDLTTVIDQSTDRRQRLQARLTLANLETVQGRYDPARTHCQRLSMAYPGLIAASCLAQVDARSGDARAAYERLADRLLASGNRESVGHLWAQGTLGDIAAQLGLASAERHWQAVLAGNPEDLYVRTQLADWYLRDQQLESVLALTRGYEQVDALAVLRAIAMHEAGHPGKEALADRLRERFEEAQWRGALLHKRDFARFQLAIEAQPDIALRYAMANWQTQREPLDTALAIRAALAAGDRAALSTLQRWLTTTNQSDARYPEVP, encoded by the coding sequence ATGAGCTGCTGCGGTAACCCACCGCGTCGCCGGACCCACACGGGCCTGTCTCCGGCGTCGACGCTCCCTGCCCTCCGGGGCAGGGCTTTTTGTTTCTGGATCGGGCTGGCCAGCCTGATGGCCTGGCCGTTCCCGGCCGTTTCGGCGCCAGCCCCGATCCGTACCGATTTCGCAGACGACGCGATTCTCGCCCGTCTGCCCGACGCCGTCCCCCGCGCCACTCAGGTGCCATCGAACGCAGGTGCCATGGCCGACGAGGTCCAGACCCTCATCGACCAGGCGCGGGGAACCGGCGACCCGCGCTTCCTCGGCTACGCCGAACGTCGCCTCCAGCAATGGCCGGACGAGGCCATGACCGATCGTCTGCGGGTTTTGCGGGCCACCCTGGCCCAGAGCCTCCACCGCTTCGACGAGGCCCGACAGGATCTGACCACCGTGATCGACCAGAGCACCGATCGCCGGCAACGCCTCCAGGCCCGGCTGACCCTGGCCAACCTGGAGACTGTTCAGGGGCGCTATGACCCGGCCCGGACACATTGCCAGCGCCTGTCAATGGCCTACCCCGGCCTGATAGCCGCCAGTTGCCTGGCCCAGGTGGATGCCCGTTCCGGCGATGCCCGGGCGGCCTATGAGCGTCTGGCAGACCGGCTTCTGGCCTCCGGGAACAGGGAGTCGGTTGGCCATCTCTGGGCGCAAGGCACTCTGGGCGACATCGCCGCGCAGCTGGGGCTGGCCTCGGCCGAGAGACACTGGCAAGCGGTTCTCGCCGGCAACCCGGAGGATCTCTATGTGCGCACACAACTGGCCGATTGGTACCTGAGGGACCAACAGCTCGAATCGGTCCTGGCACTGACCCGTGGTTACGAGCAGGTCGACGCCCTTGCCGTGTTGCGGGCGATTGCCATGCACGAGGCCGGGCATCCCGGTAAGGAGGCGCTCGCCGACCGGCTGCGGGAGCGATTCGAGGAAGCCCAGTGGCGCGGCGCGTTGCTGCATAAGCGGGACTTCGCCCGGTTCCAGCTGGCCATTGAGGCGCAACCGGACATCGCGCTCCGATACGCCATGGCGAACTGGCAGACACAGCGTGAACCTCTCGACACGGCGCTGGCGATCCGGGCGGCGCTTGCCGCTGGCGACCGAGCCGCCCTCAGCACGCTACAACGCTGGCTGACGACCACCAATCAGTCCGACGCACGCTATCCGGAG
- a CDS encoding DUF4331 domain-containing protein: MNTILKRSGLAIAVAGFCLSASSGHASSHREAPFITEIPKVDGTDFYMFRSYESGRADYVTLIANYLPLQDAYGGPNYFDLDDDAVYEIHVDNNGDAQEDITFQFSFEDQLNDIQLPVGDEGSQEMVSVPLKNIGDATVAGNVQLQQQYTVSVIRGDRRNGRSFASTNVTTGTGSFSKPLDNIGDKSFADYASYADQHIFGLTIPGCSTDGRVFVGQRKEAFAVNLGEIFDLVNTNPLGPRDGEGPGDLANKNVTSFALEIPTDCLTGTAANSNGQPVIGAWTTASVRQARIINPGPSSNGKGATVEGGAYTQVSRLGMPLVNEVVIGLKDKDQFNASEPKDDGQFATYVTHPTLPELLEILFGDAGAVAPNNFPRTDLVTAFLTGVPGVNMPVGVTTSEMLRLNPTIAATPAGSQNDLGVLGGDNAGFPNGRRPVDDVVDAALRVAMGALTEDAPNRDVPFTDGVQLDPAELRTTFPYLATPIPGSPNGL, from the coding sequence ATGAACACGATTCTGAAACGCTCCGGCCTGGCCATTGCTGTCGCAGGCTTCTGTCTGAGTGCCAGCAGCGGCCACGCATCGAGTCACCGGGAAGCACCTTTCATCACCGAAATCCCGAAGGTTGATGGCACCGATTTTTACATGTTCCGCAGCTACGAGTCCGGTCGTGCGGATTATGTGACCCTTATTGCCAATTATCTGCCCCTGCAGGACGCCTACGGCGGCCCCAACTACTTCGATCTGGACGACGACGCGGTCTACGAGATCCACGTGGACAACAATGGCGATGCCCAGGAAGACATCACCTTCCAGTTCAGCTTTGAAGACCAGCTCAATGACATCCAGTTACCGGTGGGTGACGAAGGCAGCCAGGAAATGGTCTCCGTGCCGCTGAAAAACATCGGCGACGCCACGGTGGCTGGCAACGTGCAGTTGCAGCAGCAGTACACCGTGTCAGTGATCCGGGGCGACCGCCGGAACGGACGGTCCTTTGCCTCCACCAACGTCACCACCGGAACGGGCAGCTTCAGCAAGCCCCTGGACAACATCGGCGACAAGTCCTTCGCGGACTACGCCAGCTACGCCGACCAGCATATCTTCGGCCTGACCATTCCGGGCTGCAGCACCGACGGCCGGGTCTTCGTCGGCCAGCGCAAGGAAGCGTTCGCGGTCAACCTGGGTGAGATCTTCGACCTGGTCAACACCAACCCGCTGGGCCCGCGCGATGGCGAAGGCCCGGGTGACCTGGCCAACAAGAACGTGACCTCGTTCGCCCTCGAAATCCCCACCGACTGCCTGACTGGCACGGCCGCCAACTCCAACGGCCAGCCGGTCATTGGCGCCTGGACGACGGCCAGCGTTCGCCAGGCCCGGATCATCAACCCCGGCCCGTCCTCCAATGGCAAGGGCGCCACCGTGGAGGGCGGTGCCTACACCCAGGTTTCCCGACTCGGCATGCCACTGGTCAACGAGGTGGTGATCGGCCTGAAGGACAAGGACCAGTTTAACGCCAGCGAGCCGAAGGACGACGGCCAGTTCGCGACCTACGTGACCCATCCGACCCTGCCGGAACTGCTGGAAATCCTGTTCGGGGATGCCGGCGCTGTCGCGCCCAACAACTTCCCGCGGACCGATCTCGTCACCGCCTTCCTGACCGGTGTGCCCGGCGTCAACATGCCGGTGGGCGTTACCACCTCGGAAATGCTGCGACTCAATCCGACCATCGCGGCAACCCCGGCAGGTTCCCAGAATGACCTGGGTGTCCTCGGCGGCGACAACGCCGGCTTCCCGAATGGCCGGCGCCCGGTCGATGACGTTGTCGATGCGGCGCTGCGAGTCGCGATGGGCGCGCTCACCGAAGACGCACCGAACCGAGATGTTCCGTTCACCGATGGCGTTCAGCTGGATCCCGCTGAGCTCAGAACCACCTTCCCGTACCTGGCGACCCCGATCCCGGGTTCACCGAACGGTCTGTAA
- a CDS encoding sigma-70 family RNA polymerase sigma factor, protein MNPGQTDQEDLMRLLFQVAHQDRKAFEQLYQAIAARMFGLCMKLAGQRELAEEALQEAFIQIWHHAGEYHDGRGTPMGWMMTIARYRTLDLIRSRKVRQTSGDDHLEHVEDQRAGPLDDSLRHAGSAQLNGCLEELTEVQRDSILLSYYRGFTHEELAQALSSPIGTVKSWIRRGLLALKRCLEQ, encoded by the coding sequence ATGAACCCTGGCCAGACCGATCAGGAGGATCTGATGCGTTTACTGTTTCAGGTAGCGCACCAGGACCGCAAAGCCTTCGAACAGCTGTACCAAGCGATCGCAGCGCGGATGTTCGGATTGTGTATGAAACTGGCGGGCCAGCGGGAGCTGGCGGAGGAAGCCCTGCAGGAAGCGTTCATTCAAATCTGGCATCACGCCGGCGAATACCATGACGGTCGGGGCACGCCGATGGGCTGGATGATGACCATCGCCCGATATCGGACGCTGGACCTGATCCGGTCCCGGAAAGTCAGGCAGACCTCCGGTGATGATCACCTCGAACACGTGGAAGACCAGCGAGCTGGCCCCCTGGATGACTCCTTGCGCCACGCGGGCTCAGCCCAGTTGAACGGTTGCCTGGAAGAACTCACGGAGGTTCAGCGGGACAGCATTCTGCTGTCATACTATCGGGGATTCACCCACGAGGAGCTGGCGCAGGCGCTGAGTTCGCCGATCGGAACGGTCAAAAGCTGGATCCGGCGTGGTTTGCTGGCGCTGAAGAGGTGCCTGGAACAATGA
- a CDS encoding anti-sigma factor: MKKTPERIESLAAEYVLGSLKGQARARFERWMMESSRVRQEVWFWEEKLGQLSSEVPPVTPPRSAWQAIERRLWPKADPASASAGQGVRWLWPGWSLAATAAAVVLAVLLVQQPVQTPTPQLSGAIVQADISDPLWLVSESGRDNLLKLRSVAASAADAGKDYELWIVPEDGQPLSLGVIPAGGVHQVTLSDEARTALSQSRTLAISLEPRGGSPTGAPTGPILHVTKLYEL; encoded by the coding sequence ATGAAAAAGACACCGGAACGTATCGAAAGCCTGGCTGCGGAGTATGTGCTGGGCTCATTGAAGGGGCAGGCTCGGGCGCGGTTTGAGCGCTGGATGATGGAGTCATCCCGGGTTCGACAGGAGGTCTGGTTCTGGGAAGAGAAGCTGGGCCAGCTGTCCTCGGAAGTGCCGCCAGTGACGCCTCCCCGCTCTGCCTGGCAAGCCATTGAGCGCCGACTCTGGCCGAAGGCCGACCCGGCCAGCGCGAGCGCCGGCCAGGGCGTGCGCTGGTTGTGGCCGGGTTGGAGCCTGGCGGCGACGGCCGCCGCCGTGGTGTTGGCGGTGTTGCTGGTTCAGCAGCCAGTGCAGACGCCCACGCCACAGTTGTCCGGTGCGATTGTGCAGGCGGACATCAGTGATCCGCTCTGGCTGGTCAGTGAGTCCGGGCGGGACAATCTGCTGAAATTGCGATCGGTCGCCGCGAGCGCTGCCGACGCCGGCAAGGACTACGAACTGTGGATTGTGCCGGAGGACGGCCAGCCGTTGTCCCTGGGGGTCATCCCCGCCGGTGGCGTGCACCAGGTGACGCTGAGCGATGAGGCCCGGACGGCACTGTCGCAAAGCCGAACCCTGGCAATCAGCCTCGAGCCGAGGGGCGGGTCGCCGACCGGCGCGCCCACCGGCCCTATTCTGCACGTGACCAAACTCTACGAGCTCTGA
- a CDS encoding HDOD domain-containing protein: MTTENDTTPVRMTTTQAWVTYLSKVELPVLANTLRRINELTDSRNSTVNELANVILNDAQLTSQVLRLSNTVFYNQTRTQVSTVSRAITLIGFDAVKSMAISSLIVDSLLQRNDRPHLLRCLARAIHAAVQARCLMPKRNETALEEVFIGALLMNIGELAFWSCETEQATELEQRLRLEEPPVEAQKAVLHTTFTEITRGLVDAWSLGPFIKDVVAPGQPNSPNASLVRHSVEMARLSELGWRGTEMDKLLEQLGKDIDENPATVRDRIKVNAAEAARVAVSLGIPQVTALMPGNQQDGDKAAAKAPDMDPNLQLQILRDLTESLAEKPDINEVCQLVIEGIHRAIGMQRVALLMGDRSGRELVPRKLSGRGTEDWRDQLTIPRDGSGPLAKLLPEAGCFIYRPDADASPTGYDRWLGRVPALVGPLRANGRLVGLFYADNAAGDYTPSDQQLSAFGHFIQNAQLCLTLIAAK, from the coding sequence GTGACCACCGAGAACGATACGACGCCCGTGCGGATGACCACGACCCAGGCATGGGTCACCTACCTGAGCAAAGTGGAACTGCCGGTCCTGGCCAACACCCTCCGGCGGATCAATGAGCTGACCGACAGCCGCAACAGCACGGTTAACGAACTGGCCAACGTGATTCTCAACGATGCCCAGCTCACGTCGCAGGTCCTGCGGCTGTCCAATACGGTGTTCTATAACCAGACCCGGACCCAGGTCAGCACGGTCAGCCGAGCCATTACCCTGATCGGGTTCGATGCCGTGAAATCCATGGCCATCTCCTCGCTGATCGTCGACTCGTTGCTGCAACGCAACGACCGTCCCCACCTGCTGCGGTGCCTGGCGAGGGCCATCCATGCCGCGGTCCAGGCCCGGTGTCTGATGCCCAAGCGCAACGAAACCGCACTGGAAGAGGTGTTTATCGGGGCCCTGCTGATGAACATCGGGGAGCTGGCGTTCTGGTCCTGCGAAACCGAGCAGGCCACCGAACTCGAGCAGCGGTTGCGCCTGGAAGAACCGCCGGTGGAGGCCCAGAAAGCGGTTCTGCACACCACCTTTACGGAAATCACCCGGGGCCTGGTAGACGCCTGGTCACTGGGGCCGTTTATCAAGGACGTGGTCGCACCCGGCCAGCCCAACTCACCCAACGCCAGCCTGGTGCGGCATTCGGTGGAAATGGCGCGGCTGTCCGAGCTCGGCTGGCGCGGCACCGAGATGGACAAATTGCTCGAGCAACTGGGCAAGGATATCGATGAAAACCCGGCCACGGTTCGTGACCGGATCAAGGTCAATGCCGCCGAGGCCGCCCGCGTTGCCGTTTCTCTGGGCATTCCGCAAGTCACCGCGCTGATGCCCGGCAACCAGCAGGACGGCGATAAGGCGGCGGCGAAGGCACCGGACATGGACCCGAACCTGCAACTTCAGATCCTTCGCGATCTGACCGAAAGCCTGGCGGAAAAACCGGACATCAACGAAGTCTGTCAACTGGTGATCGAGGGCATCCACCGGGCCATCGGCATGCAGCGGGTCGCCCTGCTGATGGGCGATCGCAGCGGCCGGGAACTGGTGCCAAGGAAACTGAGCGGACGCGGCACGGAGGACTGGCGGGACCAGCTCACCATCCCGAGGGACGGGTCCGGCCCGCTGGCCAAGCTGTTGCCCGAGGCCGGCTGCTTTATCTACCGGCCCGATGCCGACGCCAGCCCGACCGGTTACGACCGCTGGCTCGGCCGGGTACCGGCCCTGGTGGGCCCCCTCCGGGCCAATGGACGGCTGGTCGGGCTGTTCTACGCCGACAACGCGGCCGGCGACTACACCCCATCGGACCAGCAGCTGTCGGCGTTCGGACACTTCATCCAGAACGCCCAGCTGTGCCTGACCCTGATCGCCGCCAAATAG
- a CDS encoding methionine ABC transporter ATP-binding protein has product MIVFDQVQKSYQVDGRAIPALHPTDMTIETGEVFGIVGHSGAGKSTLVRLINLLEPPTGGRILIDDENITHYNAAELRAFRRKVGMIFQHFNLLSSKTVADNIAFPMKLAGIYSKTEIRDRVQELLARVSLTDHANKYPSQLSGGQKQRVGIARALACRPTILLCDEATSALDPQTTQSVLKLLADINRELGLTIVLITHEMDVVRRVCDRVAVMDAGRVVEMGPVSEVFLHPQHPTTRDFVFESESIDSEELQEDLQKADGRIMRLTFKGDATYKPLLGSVARESGVDFSILSGRIDHIKDTPYGQLTLSLVGGDLEVAMNALKAADVHVEVLR; this is encoded by the coding sequence GTGATTGTATTTGACCAGGTACAGAAGTCGTATCAGGTGGACGGCCGGGCGATCCCCGCACTGCACCCCACCGATATGACCATTGAAACCGGCGAGGTGTTTGGCATCGTCGGTCACTCCGGCGCGGGTAAATCCACGCTGGTGCGTCTGATCAACCTGCTCGAGCCACCCACCGGCGGCCGGATTCTGATCGACGACGAAAACATCACCCATTACAACGCTGCGGAGTTGCGGGCTTTCCGGCGCAAGGTCGGGATGATTTTCCAGCACTTCAATCTGCTGTCGTCCAAGACCGTGGCGGACAACATTGCCTTTCCCATGAAGCTGGCGGGCATCTACTCGAAAACCGAGATCCGTGACCGGGTGCAGGAACTGCTGGCCCGGGTCAGCCTGACCGATCACGCCAACAAGTACCCGTCCCAGTTGTCCGGTGGGCAGAAGCAGCGGGTCGGAATCGCCCGCGCCCTGGCCTGCCGGCCGACCATTCTGCTGTGCGACGAGGCCACCAGTGCGCTGGATCCGCAAACCACCCAATCCGTGCTGAAACTGCTGGCGGACATCAACCGTGAGCTGGGCCTGACCATTGTCCTGATTACCCATGAAATGGATGTGGTGCGCCGGGTCTGCGACCGGGTGGCGGTGATGGACGCCGGTCGTGTGGTGGAAATGGGGCCGGTCAGTGAGGTGTTTCTGCATCCCCAGCATCCGACCACCCGGGATTTCGTGTTCGAAAGCGAAAGCATCGACAGTGAGGAGCTTCAGGAAGATCTGCAGAAGGCCGATGGCCGTATCATGCGCCTCACCTTCAAGGGTGACGCCACTTACAAGCCGCTGCTGGGCAGCGTGGCCCGGGAGTCCGGCGTGGATTTCAGCATCCTGTCGGGCCGCATCGACCACATCAAGGACACGCCCTACGGGCAGCTGACCCTGTCGCTGGTCGGTGGCGATCTGGAGGTGGCCATGAACGCCCTTAAGGCTGCCGACGTTCACGTGGAGGTGCTGCGCTGA
- a CDS encoding methionine ABC transporter permease — MDALLSNVDWSEIGWASWDTLVMVGMSLLFSVLIGLPVGVLLFLFGKRQLLEQPVAYAVLSFVVNVLRSVPFIILLIVMIPFTVLLIGTSLGVAGAIPPLVAGGAPFFARLVETSLREVDRGIIEATQAMGASVKQIIFGALLPEALPGIIAGITVTAITLVSYAAMSGVIGGGGLGDLAIRFGYQRFQTDVMVITVALLVIFVQVLQMVGDRLVLYFSRK; from the coding sequence ATGGACGCCCTGTTGAGCAATGTAGACTGGAGCGAAATCGGCTGGGCCAGCTGGGACACCCTGGTCATGGTGGGTATGTCCCTGCTGTTCAGTGTGTTGATCGGCCTGCCCGTCGGCGTGTTGCTGTTCCTTTTCGGCAAGCGCCAGCTGCTGGAGCAGCCGGTGGCCTACGCCGTGTTGTCGTTTGTGGTGAACGTGTTGCGGTCGGTGCCCTTTATCATCCTGCTGATCGTGATGATTCCGTTCACGGTGCTGCTGATCGGTACCTCCCTGGGGGTGGCCGGCGCGATTCCGCCCCTGGTGGCGGGCGGCGCGCCGTTCTTTGCCCGGCTGGTGGAAACCTCGTTGCGGGAAGTGGACCGTGGCATCATCGAGGCAACGCAGGCGATGGGCGCGAGCGTCAAACAGATCATCTTCGGCGCCCTGCTGCCTGAGGCACTCCCCGGCATCATTGCCGGTATCACCGTTACTGCGATCACCCTGGTTTCCTACGCCGCCATGTCCGGTGTCATCGGTGGTGGCGGCCTTGGCGATCTGGCCATCCGCTTCGGATATCAACGATTCCAGACCGATGTCATGGTCATTACCGTGGCGTTGCTGGTGATTTTCGTTCAGGTGCTGCAGATGGTTGGTGACCGTCTGGTGCTCTATTTCAGCCGTAAATAA
- a CDS encoding MetQ/NlpA family ABC transporter substrate-binding protein yields the protein MNLKKSLVALAAAVTVSAAASAEELSVAATPVPHAEILEFVKPTLAEQGVELDVKVFTDYIQPNIQVDQKRMDANFFQHKPYLDEFNAGRGTNLVTVTGVHVEPFGAYSSKIDSLEALEDGAVVAIPNDPTNGGRALLLLQKAGLITLKDASKITATPRDIAENPKNLDFKELEAATLPRILNQVDIALINTNYALEAGLNPTEDALVIEGSDSPYVNILVARPDNKDSEAMKKLSAALTSDAVKAFIKENYEGAVVPAF from the coding sequence ATGAATCTCAAGAAATCCCTGGTGGCGCTGGCTGCCGCTGTAACTGTTTCTGCCGCTGCCTCCGCCGAGGAGCTCTCGGTGGCGGCAACGCCGGTTCCCCACGCGGAAATCCTGGAATTTGTGAAGCCGACCCTGGCGGAACAGGGCGTGGAACTGGATGTGAAGGTATTCACCGACTACATCCAGCCGAACATCCAGGTGGACCAGAAGCGGATGGACGCCAACTTCTTCCAGCACAAGCCGTACCTCGATGAGTTCAATGCCGGCCGCGGCACCAACCTGGTGACGGTCACCGGCGTCCACGTGGAACCGTTTGGCGCCTACTCCAGCAAGATCGATTCCCTGGAGGCACTGGAAGACGGCGCGGTCGTGGCCATTCCCAACGACCCCACCAATGGCGGACGTGCCCTGCTGCTGCTCCAGAAAGCCGGGCTGATCACGCTCAAGGATGCCAGCAAGATCACGGCGACGCCCCGTGACATCGCCGAAAACCCGAAGAATCTGGACTTCAAGGAACTGGAAGCGGCGACCCTGCCGCGGATCCTGAACCAGGTCGATATCGCGCTGATCAACACCAACTACGCCCTGGAAGCGGGACTGAACCCCACCGAAGACGCGCTGGTGATCGAAGGTTCCGATTCACCCTACGTGAACATCCTGGTGGCCCGTCCGGACAACAAGGACAGCGAAGCCATGAAGAAGCTGTCTGCGGCCCTGACCTCCGACGCGGTCAAGGCGTTCATCAAGGAGAACTACGAGGGCGCCGTGGTTCCTGCATTCTGA
- a CDS encoding peroxiredoxin: protein MSLRLGDTAPDFEQDSSEGRISFYDWLGDSWGILFSHPADFTPVCTTELGLTAKLKDEFAKRNVKAIALSVDPVESHKEWIQDINETQGCSVNFPIIADQDRKVSELYDMIHPNADSSLTVRSLFVIDPNKKVRLIITYPASTGRNFNEVLRVVDSLQLTDDHKVATPGNWERGGDVVIVPSLQDEDEIKQRFPQGYKAVKSYLRMTPDPKANWSGD, encoded by the coding sequence ATGAGTTTACGTCTTGGAGATACCGCACCGGATTTCGAGCAGGATTCAAGTGAAGGGAGAATCTCGTTCTACGACTGGCTTGGCGATAGCTGGGGCATCCTGTTCTCGCACCCGGCCGACTTTACTCCGGTATGCACGACCGAGCTGGGCTTGACTGCGAAGCTCAAGGACGAATTCGCCAAGCGCAACGTCAAGGCCATTGCCCTGAGCGTGGACCCGGTCGAATCCCACAAGGAGTGGATCCAGGATATCAATGAAACCCAGGGCTGCTCGGTCAACTTTCCGATCATCGCAGACCAGGACCGGAAAGTGTCCGAACTGTACGACATGATCCATCCCAATGCCGACAGCAGTCTGACGGTTCGCTCCCTGTTCGTGATCGATCCGAACAAGAAGGTGCGCCTGATCATCACCTACCCGGCCAGCACCGGTCGCAACTTCAACGAAGTGCTGCGGGTGGTGGACTCCCTGCAACTCACCGACGATCACAAGGTCGCCACCCCCGGAAACTGGGAGCGCGGCGGCGATGTGGTGATTGTGCCATCGTTGCAGGACGAGGATGAAATCAAGCAGCGCTTCCCCCAGGGCTACAAGGCGGTGAAGTCCTACCTCCGGATGACACCGGACCCCAAGGCCAACTGGAGCGGCGATTGA
- a CDS encoding alanine/glycine:cation symporter family protein — protein MEAISSFVGQINSLVWGPPMLVLILGVGLFLSLGLKLMPILKLGAGFRLMWQGRKATGAETEGEIPPFQALMTALSATVGTGNIAGVATAVFLGGPGALLWMWLTALVGMATKYSEAVLAVRFREVDERGAHVGGPMYYIRNGLGAKWAWLGVLFAVFAAIAAFGIGNTVQANSVADVMEASFDIPHWVTGLILMVLVGAVLIGGIRRIGHVASALVPLMALSYLTAGLLVLAINAAEIPAALALVFEHAFSPIAAQGGFAGAAVWAAIRFGVARGIFSNEAGLGSAPIAHAAAQTKNPINQGMVAMLGTFIDTIIICSITGLVIITSGTWTAGVSGAELTSMAFAEALPGVGNYVVAIALAVFAFTTILGWSFYGERCIEFLFGVKAIVPYRIAWIVAIPVGATLNLGFVWLVADTLNAMMALPNLIALLLLSPVVFRLTREHFDQQKTVGNA, from the coding sequence ATGGAAGCCATATCCTCGTTCGTCGGACAAATCAATTCACTGGTGTGGGGTCCACCCATGCTGGTTCTCATTCTCGGGGTCGGACTGTTTCTGAGTCTCGGCCTGAAGTTGATGCCCATCCTGAAACTGGGTGCCGGGTTCCGGCTGATGTGGCAGGGCCGCAAGGCCACCGGTGCCGAGACCGAGGGCGAGATACCGCCGTTTCAGGCATTGATGACCGCACTCTCGGCCACGGTGGGCACCGGCAACATCGCCGGCGTGGCCACTGCCGTATTCCTGGGCGGTCCCGGGGCCTTGCTGTGGATGTGGCTGACCGCCCTGGTGGGGATGGCAACCAAGTACTCGGAAGCGGTGTTGGCGGTGCGATTCCGCGAAGTGGATGAACGGGGTGCCCACGTCGGTGGCCCGATGTACTACATTCGCAACGGCCTGGGCGCCAAGTGGGCCTGGCTGGGTGTGTTGTTCGCCGTGTTCGCGGCCATCGCGGCCTTTGGCATCGGCAACACGGTGCAGGCGAACTCGGTGGCCGACGTGATGGAAGCCAGCTTTGATATACCCCACTGGGTGACCGGCCTGATTCTGATGGTGCTGGTCGGTGCGGTGCTGATCGGCGGCATCCGCCGGATCGGGCACGTTGCCAGTGCCCTGGTGCCGCTGATGGCGCTGTCCTACCTGACCGCCGGGCTGCTGGTGCTGGCCATCAACGCCGCCGAAATCCCGGCGGCCCTGGCGCTGGTGTTCGAACACGCCTTCAGCCCGATCGCCGCCCAGGGTGGCTTTGCCGGCGCCGCCGTATGGGCCGCGATTCGCTTCGGGGTAGCGCGAGGCATTTTCTCCAACGAAGCCGGCCTCGGATCGGCGCCCATCGCCCACGCCGCCGCCCAGACCAAGAACCCCATCAACCAGGGCATGGTTGCGATGCTGGGCACCTTCATCGATACCATCATCATCTGCAGCATCACCGGGCTGGTCATCATTACCTCCGGTACCTGGACCGCCGGTGTTTCCGGCGCTGAACTGACCTCCATGGCCTTTGCCGAGGCCCTGCCCGGCGTCGGCAATTACGTGGTGGCCATCGCCCTGGCGGTCTTCGCGTTCACCACCATTCTCGGCTGGTCCTTCTATGGTGAACGCTGCATCGAGTTTCTGTTCGGTGTGAAGGCGATTGTGCCCTATCGAATCGCCTGGATCGTGGCCATCCCGGTCGGCGCGACCCTGAACCTGGGATTCGTGTGGCTGGTGGCGGACACCCTGAATGCCATGATGGCCCTGCCCAACCTGATCGCGCTGCTGTTGCTCAGCCCGGTGGTGTTCAGGCTGACCCGGGAGCACTTTGACCAGCAGAAAACCGTGGGCAACGCCTAG
- a CDS encoding CBS domain-containing protein — MRSLKVSDVMWNHIEPVRCGTPLTRVVKTLLQNHVTGLPVVDDQRHVLGFVSEQDCIHSLLVSSYHCEGDPIVDDVMFREPVTISPEMAVVDLAQNLGAGKPKVFPVVDHGKLIGIVTRTAILAELARAGCGIELPKFVSADD; from the coding sequence ATGCGCTCACTGAAAGTCTCTGATGTCATGTGGAATCACATTGAACCCGTTCGGTGTGGCACGCCGTTGACTCGAGTGGTGAAAACCCTTCTCCAGAACCATGTGACGGGATTGCCCGTCGTCGACGATCAGCGGCACGTACTGGGCTTTGTGTCGGAACAGGACTGCATCCATTCCCTGTTGGTCAGCAGTTACCACTGTGAGGGGGATCCCATTGTTGACGACGTGATGTTCCGCGAGCCGGTCACGATCTCGCCGGAGATGGCCGTTGTGGATCTCGCTCAGAACCTCGGGGCCGGCAAGCCCAAAGTTTTCCCGGTTGTGGATCATGGCAAACTGATTGGTATTGTGACGCGTACGGCTATCCTGGCGGAACTGGCGCGGGCAGGTTGCGGAATCGAGCTGCCCAAGTTCGTCAGTGCTGACGACTGA